Proteins co-encoded in one Callospermophilus lateralis isolate mCalLat2 chromosome 2, mCalLat2.hap1, whole genome shotgun sequence genomic window:
- the Oosp4b gene encoding oocyte-secreted protein 4B, translating to MKTSVLLAVTSICSDDWLIVRMKIRPFDNDTEVKIDDINLGDGCPVTRKLSFNYEFSYPVVSCGINKFVFSGNDVFILSKINYRPTLNITYSFQVVCFVKRFQLSLMHFGMNGYDANTLGDSFEVTKERPPMSAPPQSKECEPIFSSYSKLKTFLIPRECEDMQFLLLEFVYDLIELFNKYQTLAID from the exons ATGAAGACCTCTGTGCTCCTAG cagtGACCTCAATCTGTTCTGATGATTGGTTGATAGTCAGAATGAAAATAAGGCCCTTTGATAATGACACAGAAGTTAAAATTGATgacattaacctgggagatggttGTCCTGTAACAAGGAAGCTCTCATTCAACTATGAGTTTTCTTATCCTGTCGTTTCCTGTGGGatcaataaattt GTATTCTCAGGGAATGATGTTTTCATACTATCCAAGATCAATTACAGACCAACATTGAATATCACCTATTCATTTCAGGTGGTTTGCTTTGTGAAGAG GTTTCAATTATCTCTGATGCATTTTGGAATGAATGGGTATGATGCCAATACGTTGGGTGATAGCTTTGAAGTGACAAAAGAAAGGCCACCAATGTCAGCTCCCCCACAAAGCAAAGAATGTGAACCTATCTTTAGCAGTTACAGTAAG CTAAAAACATTTTTGATTCCTAGAGAATGTGAAGACATGCAATTTCTTCTTCTAGAATTTGTGTATGACTTAATTGAGCTGTTCAACAAATACCAGACTCTGGCAATAGACTGA